From the genome of Gammaproteobacteria bacterium, one region includes:
- a CDS encoding amidohydrolase family protein — protein sequence MDARNKLFGAPILPAAFAVGLLLSACAEAPEAGSSDAVVFEGARVIVGDGGVIEDAVFVVEDGRFTAVGAAGEVEGPAGAAHMDLGGKTVMPAIVNAHIHLASDRETRTDQLQHYAYYGQSMVVSLGTEDGSVGLQMRGEVVPDGARSQSAGRGITSPEPGRTEIPHWVTTEEEARAAVRELAAAQVDIVKIWVDDRSGQYERLSSELYGAVIDEAHANGLRVTAHVFTLEDAKGLLRAGVDAFAHGIRDMDVDDELVTLWQERPNVVLVPNLPAPGVAEDMGWLAGSVPAPQVELMQTNSFDRPELQDFFGIQARNLDRLSQEGITISFGTDGSSPWAAHQELADMVRSGMSPADVIVAATSASAEFVGADDLGTVEAGKSADFIVLDANPLDDITNTRAIDAVYLRGTAMDREGVGARFRGADQ from the coding sequence ATGGACGCGAGAAACAAGTTGTTTGGGGCGCCGATCCTGCCTGCCGCATTCGCCGTGGGCCTGCTGTTGTCCGCGTGTGCCGAGGCACCGGAAGCCGGGAGTTCCGACGCCGTGGTCTTCGAGGGCGCGCGCGTGATCGTCGGCGACGGGGGAGTGATCGAGGACGCCGTCTTCGTCGTGGAGGACGGCCGCTTTACGGCGGTTGGTGCGGCGGGGGAAGTGGAGGGGCCCGCCGGGGCCGCCCACATGGACCTCGGCGGCAAGACGGTCATGCCGGCGATCGTGAACGCGCACATCCACCTGGCTTCCGACCGCGAGACCCGTACCGACCAGCTGCAGCACTACGCGTACTACGGCCAGTCGATGGTGGTGAGCCTGGGGACGGAGGATGGGAGCGTCGGCTTGCAGATGCGCGGCGAAGTGGTGCCCGACGGCGCCCGCTCGCAGAGCGCGGGACGGGGCATCACCTCACCGGAGCCCGGCCGCACGGAGATTCCGCATTGGGTGACCACCGAGGAGGAGGCTCGCGCGGCGGTGCGGGAGTTGGCCGCCGCCCAGGTGGACATCGTCAAGATCTGGGTGGACGACCGGAGCGGCCAGTACGAGCGGCTCTCCTCCGAGCTCTATGGTGCGGTCATCGACGAGGCGCACGCCAACGGCCTGCGCGTGACCGCCCACGTCTTCACGCTCGAGGACGCGAAGGGGCTGCTGCGGGCCGGCGTGGACGCCTTCGCGCACGGCATCCGGGACATGGACGTCGACGACGAACTGGTCACGCTCTGGCAGGAACGCCCGAACGTGGTGCTGGTCCCCAACCTGCCCGCGCCCGGGGTGGCGGAGGACATGGGCTGGCTGGCGGGGTCGGTGCCTGCGCCCCAGGTCGAGCTCATGCAGACCAACTCGTTCGACCGGCCGGAACTCCAGGACTTCTTCGGCATCCAGGCGCGCAACCTGGACCGCCTCAGCCAGGAGGGCATCACCATCTCCTTCGGCACCGACGGCAGCTCGCCCTGGGCAGCGCACCAGGAGCTGGCCGACATGGTGCGGAGCGGGATGAGCCCGGCGGACGTGATCGTGGCGGCCACCAGCGCCTCCGCGGAGTTCGTGGGCGCGGATGATCTGGGGACGGTCGAGGCCGGCAAGAGCGCCGACTTCATCGTGCTCGACGCAAATCCGCTGGACGACATCACCAACACGCGCGCGATCGACGCGGTGTACCTGCGGGGGACGGCGATGGATCGCGAGGGGGTGGGAGCGCGCTTCCGGGGGGCGGATCAGTAG
- a CDS encoding carboxypeptidase-like regulatory domain-containing protein gives MQGCTANPISARLAVPLVIAAVLGLPGAVSGQEPESDDARVTIMGVVYDVVTGTAIPTAAVSLENGRRGVLTDDQGVFRLEDVEAGPQLLVVTQFGYQKRAIAATVTLESSGMMQVALTPRPIMLAGVTATVENVTEMEARLRFRRRAAGFATQAYDRQELFRAMTGTPLDFLNQRTMVHIVTCPPGALASRCVRRRGRAIEPWVYVDEALAWGGLDELETYAVSDIYLMEVFSWGSEIRIYTNQFMEQMARKPMMPIPLNLWTRPAR, from the coding sequence ATGCAAGGATGCACCGCCAACCCGATATCCGCCCGGCTGGCCGTCCCGCTGGTCATCGCGGCAGTTCTGGGTCTCCCCGGGGCCGTGTCCGGCCAGGAGCCGGAGTCCGACGACGCGCGGGTGACCATCATGGGCGTCGTCTACGACGTCGTGACCGGTACCGCAATTCCGACCGCCGCCGTCTCGCTTGAGAACGGCCGCCGGGGGGTGCTCACCGACGATCAGGGCGTCTTCCGGCTGGAGGATGTCGAAGCCGGACCCCAACTGCTCGTGGTCACCCAGTTCGGATACCAGAAGAGGGCGATCGCCGCCACCGTCACCCTCGAGTCGAGCGGAATGATGCAGGTGGCGCTCACGCCCCGCCCCATCATGCTCGCGGGCGTGACCGCGACGGTCGAGAACGTAACGGAGATGGAAGCCCGCCTGCGCTTCCGCCGCAGGGCCGCCGGTTTCGCCACTCAGGCCTACGACCGGCAGGAGCTGTTTCGCGCGATGACCGGCACCCCGCTGGACTTCCTGAATCAGCGGACCATGGTGCACATCGTGACGTGTCCGCCCGGGGCTTTGGCCAGCCGGTGCGTGCGTCGGCGGGGACGAGCCATCGAACCCTGGGTCTATGTGGACGAGGCGCTCGCATGGGGAGGGCTTGACGAGCTGGAGACCTATGCGGTCTCGGACATCTATCTGATGGAGGTTTTCTCCTGGGGCTCCGAAATCCGCATCTACACCAATCAGTTCATGGAGCAGATGGCCCGCAAGCCGATGATGCCGATTCCGCTCAACCTCTGGACCCGGCCGGCGCGGTGA
- a CDS encoding Zn-dependent hydrolase produces the protein MMNRRHFTRMGAMALGGLALPGGTRSLPRGLRHGGRQELRVDAGRLIERMRALEAFGRNAAGGIDRVAFSDANIEALDWVASHLGAAGFQVGIDLAGNLIARKAGRDSSLPPLMFGSHIDSVPGGGNFDGQVGSMAAVEAATRLAEAGHRTRHPLEVAIFSNEEGGKTGSRILAGEFLPFERDVQTASGYTIGEGLRRLGGDPDRLVDARREPGSIAAFLELHIEQGAVMETDDIDIGVVEGIVGIMRWNVAVEGMTNHAGTTPMDRRQDAMVGAARFIDMVHRTARGMPGRQVATVGRLAAEPGVPNVIPGRAVLSLEIRDLSMAGIESVFEAVRARSERIAQETGVTFAFQRFYTSRAAPTDPRIRDLFAASARELGLVSRRMPSGAGHDAQSIALLAPVGMIFVPSIGGISHAPEERTEDSDIVNGANVLLLTLLAVDETGLAGD, from the coding sequence ATGATGAATCGAAGACACTTTACCCGGATGGGTGCGATGGCGCTGGGCGGGCTTGCGCTCCCCGGAGGCACGAGGAGTCTGCCGCGCGGATTGCGCCACGGTGGGCGCCAGGAGCTTCGCGTGGATGCCGGTCGCCTGATCGAGCGCATGCGCGCGCTCGAGGCCTTCGGGCGCAACGCGGCGGGCGGGATCGATCGGGTGGCCTTCAGCGACGCGAACATCGAGGCGCTCGACTGGGTGGCGAGCCACCTGGGCGCGGCCGGCTTCCAGGTCGGCATCGATCTGGCCGGCAACCTGATCGCGCGCAAGGCGGGCCGGGATTCCTCGCTACCGCCGCTGATGTTCGGCTCGCACATCGACTCGGTGCCCGGAGGGGGCAATTTCGATGGCCAGGTCGGATCGATGGCCGCTGTCGAGGCCGCGACCCGGCTCGCCGAGGCCGGCCACCGCACCCGCCATCCCCTCGAGGTGGCCATCTTCTCCAACGAGGAAGGCGGCAAGACGGGCAGCCGCATCCTCGCCGGAGAGTTCCTGCCGTTCGAACGCGACGTCCAGACCGCCTCGGGCTACACCATCGGGGAAGGCCTGCGGCGCCTGGGCGGCGACCCGGACCGATTGGTGGACGCCCGCCGCGAGCCCGGCTCCATCGCCGCCTTCCTCGAGCTGCACATCGAGCAGGGCGCGGTCATGGAGACCGACGACATCGACATCGGGGTGGTGGAGGGAATCGTCGGCATCATGCGCTGGAACGTCGCCGTCGAGGGCATGACCAACCACGCCGGCACCACTCCCATGGACCGGCGTCAGGACGCGATGGTCGGGGCCGCGCGCTTCATCGACATGGTGCATCGCACCGCGCGAGGCATGCCGGGGCGGCAGGTAGCGACGGTGGGACGGCTGGCCGCCGAGCCCGGCGTCCCCAACGTGATTCCCGGGCGGGCGGTTCTCTCGCTTGAGATCCGCGATCTGTCGATGGCGGGCATCGAGAGCGTCTTTGAGGCTGTGCGCGCGCGGAGCGAACGAATCGCGCAAGAAACCGGCGTGACCTTTGCCTTCCAGCGCTTCTACACCAGCCGCGCCGCTCCCACCGACCCGCGCATCCGCGACCTCTTTGCGGCCTCCGCCCGCGAACTCGGCCTGGTTTCGCGCCGCATGCCTTCGGGCGCCGGACACGACGCCCAGAGCATCGCCCTGCTCGCCCCGGTGGGGATGATCTTCGTGCCCTCCATCGGGGGCATCAGCCACGCCCCCGAGGAACGCACCGAGGACTCCGACATCGTCAACGGCGCCAACGTGCTGCTCCTGACGCTGCTTGCCGTCGACGAGACGGGACTCGCCGGGGATTGA
- a CDS encoding acyl-CoA thioesterase, producing the protein MSDYDPTPKKPAASDTVITELMMPNQVNNLGNVFGGVILSMVDRAAAVAAIRHAGRPCVTVSIDRVDFREPIRSGELVTCSAHVNYVGTTSIEVGVRVDAENPLTGVKRHTNTCLLTFVAIDEACRPTPVPPLDLTDPDDRRRYEEGRKRRRRRLELA; encoded by the coding sequence ATGAGCGACTACGATCCGACCCCGAAGAAGCCGGCCGCCTCGGACACGGTCATCACCGAACTGATGATGCCGAACCAGGTGAACAACCTGGGCAACGTCTTCGGCGGAGTGATCCTCTCCATGGTGGACCGCGCGGCGGCGGTGGCCGCCATCCGTCACGCGGGACGGCCCTGCGTCACCGTGTCCATCGACCGCGTCGACTTCAGGGAGCCCATCCGCTCCGGCGAGCTGGTCACCTGTTCGGCGCATGTGAACTACGTGGGCACCACCTCCATCGAGGTCGGCGTTCGGGTCGACGCCGAAAACCCGCTCACCGGGGTGAAGCGGCATACCAACACCTGCCTCCTCACCTTCGTCGCGATCGACGAAGCCTGCCGTCCCACTCCCGTCCCCCCACTCGACCTCACGGACCCCGACGACCGCCGCCGCTACGAGGAAGGCCGCAAGCGCCGGCGCAGGCGGCTGGAGCTGGCGTAG
- a CDS encoding SusC/RagA family TonB-linked outer membrane protein, which yields MRRKTLFALIAIAMASPALLQAQTVTGTVRDQATGDPINAAQVFIEGLDIGSLSQADGQYLIINVPAGSQTVTVQSIGYRSESVVVNVPADGSVVQNFFLASQALQLDEVVVTGTAAASRVREIGNSVAVLDAAVAEVQPLQNVSDLLRGRLAGVVIQQGSGDAGGASTIKIRGSSTMREVNDGPLVYIDGVRVSNRMESGSRDVSRIDDLDPAMIESIEVIKGPAAATLYGTEAANGVINIKTKMGAVGDAQWNFTFRQGAQWFRDPAGRTPTNYGVSNISGQLEEINMFRDYPAEQDLMFDTGHTQYYGIDLSGGSDLFQYFVAGSASSDRGVTEDSWAKKYNGRVNVQAQPSEDLTLSANAGVALTRIRLGGDQPYEEAIRATPTTLGTPRRGYRRYTPEAMYERNNYYNNANRMTAGLTASHTPFDWLTHRFTFGLDVTDQLEDQLQPFLTPESAQFWSTNAAAGGRRANREAVVYTTWDYAASGTRDLTADILSTTSVGFQVYTRTIEDVTADGDRFPALGLSSVNATAERFGFDGFVENNTVGVYLQQQFGWQDRLFITGAVRADDNSAFGEDFDLIVYPKVSGSWVVADGGTGFANSFRLRAAYGESGQQPDAFAALRTFATRASPAGSATVRPNDPGNSELGPERGVEIEAGFDASFFNDRVTIDFTYYDQRTKDAIVARNRAPSTGFLAQQFVNIGEVSNRGVEVGLSARVLESNSLDWDLIVNASTNRNRVENLGLPCSGKPELRDSCFLQLGWTTRHHEGYPVGSLFAPSVAFAEFLPGSDQINRQTLLCHSVDEDDDAPYIPCNEEAWIYQGHPDPNLEISVGSSFTIGERLTLDALVQGKIGQTKYDLQGWWRYGAIQQSELTAYPFDHDIRLVAEAQFGSTGEYDLWVNEASFVRFRELSLTYQMPQDWLGVVRSTRGSLSLSARNLAMLWTNWPEWPHHDPEVVDPSNTFSGNREPQEDSAVPPLTSITLTVRLGM from the coding sequence GTGAGACGCAAAACCTTGTTCGCCCTCATCGCTATAGCGATGGCATCGCCAGCGCTGCTGCAGGCGCAGACGGTGACGGGCACCGTTCGGGACCAGGCCACGGGGGATCCGATCAACGCGGCCCAGGTCTTCATCGAGGGGCTCGACATCGGCTCGCTCAGCCAGGCCGACGGCCAGTACCTCATCATCAACGTGCCGGCCGGCTCGCAGACGGTCACCGTGCAGTCCATCGGCTACCGCTCGGAGTCGGTGGTGGTGAACGTGCCAGCCGACGGCTCGGTCGTTCAGAACTTCTTCCTCGCCTCTCAGGCGCTGCAGCTTGACGAGGTGGTCGTGACCGGCACGGCGGCGGCGAGCCGCGTGCGCGAGATCGGCAACTCGGTGGCCGTGCTCGATGCGGCCGTCGCTGAGGTTCAGCCGCTCCAGAACGTCTCCGACCTGCTGCGCGGCCGCCTGGCGGGGGTCGTCATCCAGCAGGGCTCGGGCGACGCCGGCGGCGCCTCCACCATCAAGATCCGCGGCAGCTCCACCATGCGCGAGGTCAACGACGGTCCACTCGTCTATATTGATGGCGTCCGGGTGAGCAACCGCATGGAGAGCGGCTCGCGCGATGTCTCCCGCATCGACGACCTCGACCCGGCGATGATCGAGAGCATCGAGGTCATCAAGGGCCCGGCGGCGGCCACCCTCTACGGGACCGAGGCGGCCAACGGGGTCATCAACATCAAGACCAAGATGGGGGCCGTCGGCGACGCCCAGTGGAACTTCACCTTCCGCCAGGGTGCGCAGTGGTTCCGGGATCCGGCCGGCCGCACGCCCACCAACTACGGGGTGAGCAACATCTCGGGCCAACTCGAAGAGATCAACATGTTCCGGGACTACCCGGCAGAGCAGGATCTCATGTTCGACACCGGACACACCCAGTACTACGGCATCGACCTTTCCGGAGGGTCCGACCTGTTCCAGTACTTCGTGGCCGGATCCGCTTCTTCGGACCGGGGCGTGACCGAGGACAGCTGGGCCAAGAAGTACAACGGCCGCGTGAACGTCCAGGCGCAGCCCAGCGAGGACCTGACGCTCTCGGCCAACGCCGGTGTCGCGCTTACGCGCATCCGGCTGGGCGGCGACCAGCCGTACGAGGAGGCGATCCGCGCCACTCCGACGACTCTCGGCACCCCGCGCAGAGGCTACCGGCGGTACACGCCCGAGGCGATGTATGAGAGGAACAACTACTACAACAACGCCAACCGCATGACGGCCGGCCTCACGGCGTCGCATACTCCCTTCGACTGGCTCACCCACCGGTTCACCTTCGGGCTGGACGTGACCGATCAGCTCGAAGATCAGTTGCAGCCTTTCCTGACGCCGGAATCGGCGCAGTTCTGGTCGACCAACGCGGCCGCGGGCGGTCGCAGGGCCAATCGTGAGGCGGTCGTCTACACCACCTGGGACTACGCCGCGTCCGGCACCCGTGACCTGACCGCCGACATCCTCTCCACGACATCGGTCGGATTCCAGGTCTACACCCGGACCATCGAAGACGTGACCGCCGACGGCGACCGTTTCCCGGCGCTCGGCCTCTCAAGCGTAAACGCCACCGCCGAGCGGTTCGGGTTCGACGGCTTCGTCGAGAACAACACCGTCGGCGTCTACCTGCAGCAGCAGTTCGGCTGGCAGGACCGGCTGTTCATCACCGGGGCCGTGCGCGCCGACGACAACAGCGCGTTCGGTGAGGACTTCGACCTCATCGTCTACCCGAAGGTGAGCGGCTCCTGGGTGGTCGCCGACGGCGGCACCGGGTTTGCCAACTCCTTCCGCCTGCGCGCCGCCTACGGCGAGTCGGGCCAGCAGCCCGACGCCTTCGCCGCGCTGCGCACCTTCGCCACGCGCGCGTCGCCCGCGGGCTCGGCGACCGTGAGGCCGAACGATCCCGGGAACTCGGAGCTGGGTCCCGAGCGCGGCGTCGAGATCGAGGCCGGGTTCGACGCGAGCTTCTTCAACGACCGCGTCACCATCGACTTCACCTACTACGACCAGCGCACCAAGGACGCGATCGTGGCGCGCAATCGCGCGCCGTCGACCGGATTCCTCGCCCAGCAGTTCGTCAACATCGGCGAGGTCAGCAACCGGGGCGTCGAGGTCGGGCTTTCCGCCCGCGTCCTGGAGTCGAACTCGCTGGATTGGGACCTGATCGTCAACGCCAGCACCAACCGGAACCGTGTCGAGAACCTGGGTCTGCCGTGCAGCGGCAAGCCGGAGCTGAGGGACTCCTGCTTCCTCCAGCTGGGATGGACCACGCGCCACCACGAAGGCTATCCGGTGGGCTCGCTGTTCGCGCCCAGCGTAGCGTTCGCCGAGTTCCTCCCGGGCTCCGACCAGATCAACCGCCAGACCCTCCTCTGCCACTCGGTGGACGAGGACGACGACGCCCCGTACATCCCGTGCAACGAAGAGGCATGGATCTACCAGGGGCACCCGGACCCGAACCTCGAGATCTCCGTGGGATCGTCGTTCACGATCGGTGAACGGCTGACCCTGGACGCGCTGGTTCAGGGCAAGATCGGCCAGACCAAGTACGACCTGCAGGGCTGGTGGAGGTACGGCGCCATCCAGCAGAGCGAACTCACCGCCTACCCGTTCGACCACGACATCCGCCTGGTCGCCGAGGCGCAGTTCGGTTCGACGGGCGAGTATGACCTGTGGGTGAATGAGGCGTCGTTCGTGCGCTTCCGCGAGCTCTCGCTCACCTACCAGATGCCGCAGGACTGGCTCGGGGTGGTACGGTCCACCCGGGGAAGCCTCAGCCTTTCCGCCCGCAACCTGGCCATGCTCTGGACCAACTGGCCGGAGTGGCCGCACCACGATCCCGAGGTCGTGGACCCGAGCAACACCTTCTCGGGCAACCGGGAGCCGCAGGAGGACTCCGCGGTTCCGCCGCTGACCTCCATCACCCTCACTGTCCGCCTGGGCATGTAA
- a CDS encoding RagB/SusD family nutrient uptake outer membrane protein, whose product MIKQMIKASALVLAPIALLASCDALDELLSVEEPSRVVASDLENPNSANLLVASVANEFRCAHTYHATASALTGNEWRDASNNTISNIWDARIHDTSGYGSQYAQRDCGDTFSPALYRPLSRTRWLADYVLGLLNEWTDADVPDRTQMIAEVAMYAGYTYTLFAESMCELVVVENGPVVTPAEAFGVAIERFDQSAAAGASGDLLNAVRVGKARTQLNLGQTSAAAGTASAVPEGFEWLLEYSGAESVTKNKQWEFNVDNNMVTVAEPYRDFPCNFPWPDDMMSECMRELDPRVAVTDQGRGHPNTEIALWFAEKYPSAGSPVQLASWEEAQLIIAEAAIEAGNYGQASSIFNTLRANAGASPHMAMMDMNGMMDQLIEERAAELFLEGHHLWDLRRLGVRPYPPIGQDDGFGAVYGNQLCFDLPATEFQNNTTITGG is encoded by the coding sequence ATGATAAAGCAGATGATCAAGGCTTCCGCCCTCGTCCTCGCGCCCATTGCGCTGCTCGCGTCGTGCGACGCGCTCGACGAGCTGCTGAGCGTGGAAGAGCCTTCCCGGGTGGTGGCGAGCGACCTGGAGAACCCGAATTCGGCTAATCTTCTCGTCGCCAGCGTGGCCAACGAGTTCCGCTGCGCCCATACCTATCACGCGACCGCGAGCGCCCTCACCGGAAACGAGTGGCGGGACGCATCCAACAATACCATTTCCAACATCTGGGACGCCCGCATCCACGACACCAGCGGCTACGGCTCCCAGTACGCGCAGCGCGACTGCGGGGACACATTCAGCCCGGCGCTCTACCGCCCCCTCTCCCGGACGCGTTGGCTTGCCGACTACGTGCTCGGCCTGCTCAATGAGTGGACCGACGCCGACGTCCCGGACAGGACGCAGATGATTGCCGAGGTGGCGATGTACGCCGGCTACACCTACACGCTGTTCGCCGAATCGATGTGCGAGCTGGTGGTGGTCGAAAACGGCCCCGTCGTGACTCCCGCCGAGGCCTTCGGCGTGGCGATCGAGCGCTTCGACCAGTCGGCGGCGGCGGGGGCTTCGGGCGATCTGCTCAACGCCGTGCGGGTGGGCAAGGCCCGGACTCAGCTCAACCTGGGGCAGACGTCGGCGGCCGCGGGCACCGCAAGCGCGGTGCCTGAGGGCTTCGAGTGGCTGCTCGAGTATTCCGGTGCCGAATCCGTAACCAAGAACAAGCAGTGGGAGTTCAACGTCGACAACAACATGGTCACGGTGGCGGAACCCTACCGGGACTTCCCCTGCAACTTCCCCTGGCCCGACGACATGATGTCGGAGTGCATGCGGGAGCTGGATCCGCGCGTCGCGGTGACCGACCAGGGGCGGGGCCACCCCAACACCGAGATCGCCCTGTGGTTTGCCGAGAAGTATCCGAGCGCGGGTTCTCCCGTGCAGCTCGCCAGCTGGGAGGAGGCACAGCTCATCATCGCCGAGGCCGCCATCGAAGCAGGCAACTACGGCCAGGCGTCATCCATCTTCAACACGCTGCGTGCGAACGCCGGCGCGTCACCCCACATGGCCATGATGGACATGAACGGCATGATGGACCAGCTCATCGAGGAGCGCGCCGCGGAGCTGTTCCTGGAGGGACACCACCTGTGGGACTTGAGGCGGCTCGGAGTCCGGCCCTATCCGCCGATCGGCCAGGACGACGGCTTCGGCGCCGTGTACGGCAACCAGCTTTGCTTCGACCTGCCGGCCACGGAGTTCCAGAACAACACCACCATCACGGGCGGCTGA
- a CDS encoding leucine-rich repeat domain-containing protein produces MLVLCACGDATGPTLSPGERCGSDSSAVPTFADPALEAGVRAALDLAPEESLTCGRVASLESLGVNATGIRDLSGIENLTGLTELLVAQNAIEDLGPIAALTDLEYLDVRENSITDLSPLAGLTSMFALSFRENQVSDLSPVRNMSQLEQLGGSHNRISDLTPLAGLETLLRLELYDNDIADLDPIVGLWALQTLDVGRNTLSDLSALTELDNLLLIGLERTMITDVSPLIDMIYLTTLHLHDNRELSDIQPLIDNPGVGRDDEVKLERTAVSCEDIEMLRAKRATVTSNCP; encoded by the coding sequence TTGCTGGTCCTGTGCGCGTGCGGTGACGCGACGGGACCCACGCTGAGCCCCGGCGAGCGCTGCGGCTCGGACTCGAGCGCGGTCCCGACCTTCGCCGATCCGGCGCTCGAAGCCGGCGTGCGCGCAGCACTCGACCTCGCCCCGGAGGAATCGCTCACCTGTGGACGCGTGGCTTCCCTCGAGTCCCTGGGGGTCAACGCCACAGGCATCCGTGACCTTTCGGGAATCGAGAACCTGACCGGCCTCACCGAACTTCTGGTTGCGCAGAACGCGATCGAGGATCTTGGCCCGATCGCCGCGCTCACCGACCTCGAGTACCTGGACGTGCGCGAGAATTCGATCACGGATCTGAGCCCGCTTGCCGGGCTGACGAGCATGTTCGCGCTCAGCTTCCGCGAAAACCAGGTCTCCGACCTGTCGCCCGTCCGGAACATGAGCCAACTCGAACAACTCGGTGGGTCGCACAACCGGATCAGCGATCTCACGCCGCTAGCGGGACTCGAAACGCTGCTGCGGCTGGAACTCTACGACAACGACATTGCCGACCTTGATCCGATCGTTGGCCTGTGGGCGCTTCAGACGCTGGATGTCGGCCGAAACACCCTCTCCGACCTGTCGGCGCTGACCGAACTCGACAACCTGCTGCTCATCGGCCTCGAGCGGACCATGATCACCGACGTCAGCCCGCTGATCGACATGATCTATCTGACCACCCTGCATCTCCACGACAATCGGGAGCTGAGCGACATCCAGCCCCTGATCGACAACCCGGGGGTCGGCAGGGATGACGAGGTGAAGCTTGAGCGCACCGCCGTCTCCTGCGAGGACATCGAAATGCTCAGGGCGAAGCGCGCCACGGTGACGTCGAACTGCCCGTAG
- a CDS encoding fructose-1,6-bisphosphatase — translation MRSRTLVPTLGAFLESEEAAHSSTPPDWIHVLAGLARAGTRIARVVARTGLTGTLPRTGDRNVHGEAATRIDKYAHNAVVEEVADAEMLSCIISEEAEELMPIPSSHPDGGCILALDPLDGSSNLGVNVPVGTIFSLLPRCRSSGALRPPSGEAIPSDDATDGGSDLAPGAGPTLSEILRPGRDQIAAGYILYGAATVLVYTSGRGVHGFIRDPESGEFLLNRRDIRIPSPSALHYSTNEAYTRRWDPRQHQLVRHFKKPPPEGTKGFSARYIGSLVADIHRTLLVGGLFMYPAFRGKPEGKLRLMYEAAPMALIMEQAGGRATNGTEDILDIRPRDIHQRTPLFAGARELMDVAASHLEGEAANSA, via the coding sequence ATGCGCTCTCGCACGCTCGTGCCCACCCTCGGGGCGTTCCTCGAAAGCGAGGAAGCTGCCCACTCATCCACACCCCCGGACTGGATTCACGTGCTTGCCGGCCTCGCCCGGGCAGGCACCCGCATCGCCCGCGTGGTGGCGCGCACGGGACTGACCGGCACCCTGCCGCGCACCGGCGACCGCAACGTCCACGGCGAAGCCGCCACCCGCATCGACAAGTACGCGCACAACGCCGTCGTGGAGGAGGTCGCCGATGCCGAGATGCTTTCCTGCATCATCTCCGAGGAGGCCGAGGAGCTGATGCCGATTCCATCAAGTCATCCGGACGGAGGCTGCATCCTCGCACTGGATCCGCTCGACGGGTCGTCCAACCTGGGGGTGAACGTTCCGGTGGGCACCATCTTCTCCCTGCTGCCCCGTTGCCGGTCCAGCGGTGCGCTCCGTCCCCCCTCCGGCGAAGCCATCCCCTCGGATGATGCGACGGACGGCGGATCCGACCTCGCGCCCGGTGCCGGCCCGACGCTCTCGGAAATCCTCCGACCCGGCCGCGACCAGATCGCGGCGGGCTACATCCTTTATGGGGCCGCCACCGTGCTGGTCTATACCAGCGGGCGAGGCGTGCACGGGTTCATCCGCGATCCCGAGAGCGGCGAGTTCCTGCTCAACCGGCGCGACATCCGCATCCCCTCGCCGTCCGCTCTGCACTACTCCACGAACGAGGCCTACACGCGGCGGTGGGATCCTCGCCAGCACCAGCTTGTGCGCCACTTCAAGAAGCCTCCGCCGGAGGGAACCAAAGGCTTCTCGGCGCGCTACATCGGCTCGCTGGTGGCCGATATCCACCGCACCCTGCTGGTGGGCGGACTCTTCATGTATCCCGCCTTCCGGGGGAAGCCGGAGGGGAAGCTGCGCCTGATGTACGAAGCAGCGCCCATGGCCCTGATCATGGAGCAGGCGGGAGGAAGGGCCACCAACGGCACCGAGGACATCCTCGACATTCGTCCCCGGGACATTCACCAGCGCACCCCGCTCTTCGCCGGCGCGCGGGAGTTGATGGACGTTGCCGCCTCCCATCTCGAAGGAGAGGCGGCGAATTCAGCGTAG
- a CDS encoding RES family NAD+ phosphorylase — protein MELWRITREARVALDGEGARLYGARWTSRGTPAVYAASHLSLAALEYLLHIDAEDAPDDLVALRIGVPDDVSELACAPASLPTDWQQTPSPPRCRAIGDDWARREEELLLRVPSVLVPEESNVLVNPMHPDAVGVRLIGSRHFSYDVRLLT, from the coding sequence TTGGAACTCTGGCGGATCACCCGCGAGGCCCGTGTGGCACTCGATGGCGAGGGGGCCCGCCTTTACGGGGCACGGTGGACTTCTCGCGGAACGCCCGCGGTCTACGCGGCCTCCCACCTTTCGCTCGCGGCCCTGGAATACCTGCTGCACATCGACGCGGAAGACGCACCGGACGATCTGGTTGCGTTGCGCATAGGTGTTCCCGACGACGTGAGCGAACTGGCCTGCGCGCCCGCATCCCTGCCCACCGATTGGCAGCAGACTCCGTCACCGCCCCGGTGCCGGGCGATCGGTGACGATTGGGCCAGGAGGGAGGAAGAGCTGCTGCTGCGGGTTCCATCCGTGCTCGTTCCCGAAGAGAGCAACGTGCTCGTGAATCCGATGCATCCGGACGCCGTCGGGGTCCGGCTTATCGGGTCTCGTCACTTCTCCTACGATGTTCGTTTGTTGACATGA